One segment of Anastrepha obliqua isolate idAnaObli1 chromosome 3, idAnaObli1_1.0, whole genome shotgun sequence DNA contains the following:
- the LOC129242808 gene encoding uncharacterized protein LOC129242808, with protein MRSEIRESLGEIKTTLRDLEGKVERSFKDFEKKMPERAESQVQGQLMREVKVVMTRVHQSIARITGDALSPEYIKIQSMLPITSQDAINTLEELLNTKSYAEAMLNILLKLRGAKGCIKGVMKRVYSDELLFHYNFEGKANKSALLGLKSLELIFDTFNSTPKSEVFAEIRKAVLMSHNRHKQVVRKQKQKINIQNN; from the exons ATGCGGAGCGAAATCCGTGAATCACTGGGGGAAATAAAGACCACCTTACGGGACCTAGAGGGTAAGGTGGAAAGAAGTTTCAAGGACTTCGAAAAGAAG atgCCAGAAAGAGCGGAAAGTCAGGTCCAGGGGCAGCTGATGAGGGAAGTGAAAGTGGTGATGACAAGAGTTCACCAGAGTATTGCGCGCATCACGGGAGATGCTCTGAGTCCTGAGTATATCAAGATTCAGAGTATGCTCCCAATAACATCGCAGGATGCGATTAATACTCTGGAGGAGCTCTTAAATACCAAGTCATACGCCGAAGCAATG CTAAATATTTTGCTGAAGCTGAGGGGTGCTAAAGGATGCATCAAAGGGGTGATGAAGCGCGTTTACTCCGACGAGTTGCTGTTCCATTACAACTTTGAGGGGAAAGCCAACAAATCGGCGCTTTTGGGCCTCAAAAGTCTGGAGCTCATTTTCG ATACATTTAATAGCACCCCGAAAAGCGAAGTCTTTGCTGAAATTCGCAAAGCGGTTTTAATGAGCCACAACCGACATAAACAAGTagttagaaaacaaaaacaaaaaattaatattcaaaataactaa